The Avibacterium sp. 20-132 genome segment ACGATATGGGAACAAGGGGAATTTATAATTTCATTGATCCTACCGACGAACTTTACTTAGAGGGACTTGATGAAGATGATTGGATTCTTGCTAATATTGAATGGTTAAGTGATGTGTTTATTGCTGCAGATATTCCGTTAGAAGAAAACTATATGCGCTGGTTTTATCAAGCGGTAAATAAAGACGATTGGCGTTGCGGAAGTTGTGGAGGCTGTATTTAGCCTCCCTTGTTGAATTAAAGCTGTTGATACACTTTGATGGCATAAGCATCTGACATTCCCGCGATATAATCACAAATAATCCGTTTTTTCTGATTTAGCGCTGCATTTTTCCAACGCGCTGCCGTATTACGGGGTAACAGGCGTTCAGGATCGCTCTCAAAAATTTGAAACATTTCTGTTAGCATCCGCTGCCCTTTATATTCAATGCGTTGCGTATTAACATCACGAATCACATATCGCCACACAAAATCAGTAAACACTTTCAACACGCTAATTACATCTTCTGGCAATTCCGCATTATAACGTAATAACGGGTCATCAAACTCAGGATGAATTTTCCACCGCACATTGGTAATAAAATAATTTACCAATGCCCCAATGGCATTTTTACGTTCATAATGGTGGGCTGAAAACAGTTTTGCACTCAGGCTTTCAATATTCGCCTTAATCCATTGAGAAGGGCTATTTTTAAGCTGCAACAATGCGTCTTGCCATTGATGTAAATGAATCACCCCAACCACAATGGCATCTTCCAAATCGTGGACGCCATAAGCAATATCGTCCGCTAATTCCATAATGCTACAATCTAAAGATTTATAGCAGGTTTTTAATGTTTGCTGCGGCATTGTTCTTGGTTTGCTAAATTGCTGAAAAAGCTGGCGATCTTCTTCACTTAATGGTGCTAATAGCCAGTGAAACATTTCAACATCATCGCGAAATATCCCTTTTCCCGGCTTCCAATCCGCAATTTTGGCATACAAGGGATTTTCATTCCCTTGCGGCAAAATTTCGCCATACTGTGGTGAAGAACAATCTAAAATGGCGGGATATTTCACCACACCAAGTAAGGTTCGGCGGGTTAAATTCATTCCTGCATTTGCAGTATAAGGCTCTAACTTGGTTAATAAGCGGAAAGTTTGTGCATTGCCTTCAAACCCACCGTGATCTCGCATCATATAATTTAATGCCACTTCACCACCGTGTCCAAAAGGCGGATGCCCTATATCGTGAGCAAAGCATAGGCTTTCAATCAGATCATTAGAAGGTAATAAAGGCTTTAACTGTTTTTGTAAAACGCTTTTGTCTATCTTTAATTGCTCGGACAAATGGGCGAATGCTTCGGTAAATTTAAGCTGTGCGACCAAGCTGCTACCAATTTGCGCCACTTCCAAAGAATGGGTTAAACGTGTGCGGTAAAAATCATTTTCACCCACTGCGTGAATTTGCGTTTTGGCTTGTAAGCAACGAAAGGCTGCACTGTGTAAAATACGTCCACGATCTCGACGAAATGGTGGACGATGATCTTTTTCTCGCGGGTTATCTGGGATATAACGTTCGTGCCAAAGGCTATTCACTACATTTTTCATTCTACACAACCCAAAAATAAATGAATTTGAATACAAAAGGGGCAAAAATGGAACTTAGAATACCACAAAGCACTAAGGCGATTGAGCTATAATTCCCCGCTTTAGGATCGACTTCCATACAACTCACCGTACCTAAAACGTGCGAAACAGCACCAATGGAAAGCCCAATGGATTCCGCATATTTTATTTTCATTACTTTCAAAATTAAATAACCAAACATTGAGCCTTGTAGTCCTGCAATCAATACGGCTGCCGCGGCAACGGCAGGAATACCACCAATATTTTGTGCAATCTCCATCGCAATGGGCGTGGTAACTGATTTCGGTAAAATGGTCGCGACAATTTCCGGTTCTGCCCCTAATAACAAGGCGAGTAGCGCGCCCACTAGCATAGAGAATAGCGAAGAAAGTGCGGTGATAAATAAGATCGTTTTCCAATATTCTTTAATTTGGCGAAATTGTTCATATAAGGGCAAGGCTAAGGCAACCACACTCACGCCTAATAAATGATTTAGCGGCGCATTACCTGCCATATAATCGGTATAAGGTACATCAAACATTACTACAATACTGATCAACATTGCCACGGTAAGAATAAAACTATTAAAAATAATTGATTTCAAACGCTTACTAATTTGTAATGCAACACTAAACACCACAAGGGTGAGCAAAGTATAGGCGTAAATCATCTACTCTCCTTAGCCCGTTTTTTCAAGACTTTTTTGCGTAATCCAGCAAAAGACTGTTGGGAAAAAAGATAATCCGCCAAAATGCCACTTAGCACTAATGTCAGCATTGTCGCAACCACATTAGGAATTAATAGCACCTTGGCTTGACGGAGTAAAAGATCAGAATATTGAATAATCCCGACGCTTACTGGTACAAACAGCACCGCCATATAACGCATTAATAGGCTTGCACCTGCAAAAATCCAATGCACTTTAATCACTTGTAACATTAAGCAGGTGAATAATAAAAGCAATCCCCAAATACTCCCCGGTATGCCAATAGGAATAAAACGAGCGATTTGCTCACCGAGAAAAAGCATTAAAAAAAGAATCGTAAAAGAACGTAATAACTGAAAAATCTTCTGGGTCATACCGCTACAAATTTGTTAATTGATTAAAATCACAATAATTCTACTCTTATTTTATTCGTTTTGTTATGGCTTTTCGTTACAATAAGGAAAATTTCAAAAGTTTTTAAAATCAATGTGATCAGAATGTTAAAAAAGCGTTTCTTGTTCTTTATTATGATACTATTTTGGCTTCCCCAAGCCAATGCGACACGCATCATCCCTTGCCGTGTGGTTGCGATTTCTGATGGCGATACGTTCCGTTGCTTGCTTGAAAATAACAAACAAATCAAAGTCCGTTTAGACAGCATTGATGCCCCAGAAAAGAAACAACCTTTTGGTAATAAATCGCGTCAAGCGTTAGCAAACCTGATTTATAAACAATTTGTTCAGCTTCAAATTACAGGCTATGACCGCTATCAACGTACACTCGCGACGGTGTACAACCAACAAGGTCAAAATGTAAATCTTATGATGATAAAGCAAGGAATGGCGTGGGTGTATGCTCGTTATGCAAAAGATCAACACTATTTTACCGCCCAACAGCTGGCACGCTCACAACGCATCGGCTTATGGCAAGATCCGCAACCCATTCCACCTGAACAATGGCGAAAAATACAAAGTGAACAGCGTAAACAAAAACGCCAACAAAAAGAGAAAGGATTATTCTATGGCTTTTAACCCCGCAGAATTTAGGAAAAATTTCCCTTATTTTCAACAACCTAACGCAGCCGTTTATTTCGACAGCGCAGCCACTAGCTTAAAACCGCAAGCCTTGATTGATGCGACGGTTGCTTTCTATCAATCCGCCGGATCGGTACATCGCAGCCAATATGATGAACAACAAACCACGCGCTATGAACAGGCTCGTTCTAGAGTGAAAAAACTGCTCAATGCAGAAAGTGAACAAAGCATTATTTGGACATCAGGCACCACGCACTCCATTAATTTGGTGGCTAACGGCTTATTACCACAGCTTACGCCACAAAATGAAATCATCATCAGCGAAGCGGAACACCACGCCAATTTTGTTAGCTGGCAACAGTTAAGCCAAAAAACAGGCGCGAAACTAATCGTCCTCCCATTGCAGACTAACGGCGTTATTGATGATCGTGCATTAAAAAGTGCGGTGCAAAAAACCTGCAAAATTGTGGCATTAAATATGATGTCAAATGTAACAGGTGTGGTACAGCCTTTAGCCGATCTCATCCCCATTATTCGCCGCCAAAGTAACGCGTTAATCTTAGCTGATGCAGCACAAGCCATTCATCATCTCCCGATTGATTTACAACAGCTTGATGTGGATTTTCTCACCTTTTCGGCACATAAAATCTATGGCCCCACAGGGCTTGGCGTTTTAGCCGGAAAATTGACCGCACTTAACCGACTTCAGCCTTTGCTATTCGGTGGAAAAATGGTTCAGAACGTCAGCCCACAGCATACTGAATTTGCTGAATTACCTTATAAACTAGAGGCTGGCACGCCCAATATTGCTGGGGTAATCGGCTTTAATGCGGTGCTAGAATGGCTAGAAAAATGGGATAAAAATGCCGTGCATCAGTATGTGGCTCAATTAAGTGAAAAAATCATCGCGCGCTTGCAACAATATCCCACTTGTCAGCTTTTTGCGTATCACGATCACAGCCCAATTATTAGCTTTTTATTTAAACATATTGATCTTTCTGATCTCGCTACCCTTTTAGCCGAACAAAATATTGCCTTGCGTGCAGGCGAACACTGCGCACAACCTTATTTGGCAAGCCTTGGACAACGTGGTACATTACGCCTTTCTCTTGCCCCTTATAATAATGAGCAAGATATTGAACACTTTTTTAACGCCTTGGATAAAGCTTTAGCACTGTTAGATTAATGCAATGAGAACAAAAATAAAAAACGCCAAAAACTGGGAAGATCGCTATCGTTTCATCATTCAAAGCGGAAAAATGCTCTCTCGCCCAGATGAAGAAACCCTTGCTCAAATGCAACCTATTTCTGGCTGTGAAGCCAAGGTTTGGTTCAAATTTGAAGAAAAAAACGACCACACTTTTCTATTTAATGCCTTCAGCGAAGCACGCATTATTAACGGCTTGCTTTGGCTGATTTTGCAAGAAATTAACGGCAAAACAGCGGCACAATTACAATCTTTTGATTTAACCGCTTATTTTGATGAACTTGGGATCGCACAACGATTGAGCCACTCTCGCTTAAATGGTTTAAAACAAATTGAACAAATTGTGCGAAATTTAGCAACTTGTACAAATTAAATCTGTCGAAAATAAAAAACTTGCTATAATCGCCACAAGCAATTTATCAGGAAAAAGAATGAAAAAGAAACTTGTCGCATTTTTAATTTCTACCGTATTTTCCAGCGCCCTTTGGGCTGATTGGAAAATGGTGGGCAATGCTGATTATAACTGGGGGCCGTTTCAAATTTACACCTTAAGCCTCTATTCTGAAACAGGCCATTATCAAGAAAATCAACGCCCGTTAATGCTCTCGTTCAATTTTGATAAACCCGTGGAAGGCAAAAGTTTCGCCATTAGTTTAATCAAAGAAATCAACGCCCTCAAGATAGAAGGGGATACGGATAATTGGCTCGCAGAATTGCAAAAAATCTTTCCCGATTTCTCCCCTAATGATGTATTAAGCTACATTGCCTTGCCAAACAAGGGCTATTTTATTTTAAACGACACCGTGCTAGACAAAGAATTTAGTGATGCCTTTAACCGCGCTTTTATCACCAGTGCTTTATCACCAAAAGGCAGTTACAGCAAAATTTTACCACAGCTAGTCGGCAAGGAAAAAAGTACTCACAGTAAAGAAGAACCTTTACTTAATACCCCAGATGTCGAAAAAATTGATGAAGATGAATTAAAACCCCAACTTCCTCCACAATTTGAATTTCAACAACAAACACAGGAAGACAGTTAAATAACAAATAAAATCGGGCGGATAATTCCAACCCGCCCGATTTTTTATCCTACTTTAAAGGCTTTAATTTGTTGTAAATGTTGCGAAATTTTTTTGAATTTATGCCCTTCGTTTTTATCCCAAACGATCTCATAAAAAGGGGAAAGGGTTTCCGCGCTACGCTGCGCATCTAGCACATCATCTTGCGTAGCAAGAAATACTAAGCATTTTCCTTTATTTTTTAAACGGAAATTTTCAACGCATTTTGTTGCAATATCTTGATATTCTTCGGGGCGATCAATTCTGCCTTGCATATTTTCATAGGGAAACAAATTCGGATTAAAAATCGCCTGCTTAATACCACATAAAAAGCCTATGCGTTCCGCCCAATAGCCACCAAGCCCAACACCGCAAATGAGCGGGGTTTTATCATTGCTTTCTGACACGAATTTATGCACTTCATTGAGCAAAAATTGCATATCATAACGCGGATGTAAGGTGCTGTAATTGATGAATCGAACATCGTCATCAATAAATTTTAACTGCATTATTTTTTCGTGATTACCCGGGCTATTAGAGTCAAAACCGTGCAAATAAATAATCATAAAAACCTCACCTAGTTAAATTGGGCGGATGCCGTTAGAAACCGCAAGAATTACGAGAAAACGACTTTATTAAAACAAAAAATACGCGATTTTTCTACCGCACTTGCTATTTATTCATTATTTTTTGATCTGTCTTGGCTTTTTCGCTCCAAATGCAAAATCATTTGCAATGCAATATCCAAACCGCTGGTTTTTTCGATCATTTCTAAGCCCGGGCTAGCATTAACCTCTAACACTAACAAACCTTGCTGTGAGCGAATTAAATCCACTCCAGCCACATCTAAGCCTAAAGCTTGGGTAGCTGACAGGGCAATTTGTTTTTCTTGCTCACTTAGCCACACTTGTTCACCTGTTCCTCCACGGTGGATATTCGCGCGAAACTCGCCTGCTTGCCCTTTACGCTCCATTGTCGCAATCACCTTCCCCCCAACCACAAAACAACGTACATCACCACCTTGTGCCTCGCGAATAAATTGCTGCATTAAGACGGGAACGCCAGAGTGATTAAGCGTTTCTACAATACTGCTGGCACTACTTTGGCTTTCCGCTAAAATCACACCAATGCCTTGTGATCCACTTAAGGTTTTCAAAATCGTTGGTGAGCCGATAAGTTCAAGGCTTTGTTTAGCCTGCGTTTCATTACCCGCCAGCAAAGAAGGCGGAACAGCAATACCTCGCTGGACTAAAATTTGCAAGCTCCGCCACTTTTCTCTCGCGTTTAAAAAAGGCTCAACATCATTTAAACAGGCGACACCTTTTGCCTGAAAATGTTGCAACACCGCACAGCCCATTTGCGTACTAGTCGCCCCAAATCGCGGCAACACCCCATCATAATCGGGTAATAAATAAGGTTCTGTGTCGCGATTTGGCTGATAATACAATTCAAAGTGCGGTGTATTTTCGCTAAGTTTTAGCACAAAACGGTTTGGATCAAGAATATCTATT includes the following:
- a CDS encoding anti-phage deoxyguanosine triphosphatase; this encodes MKNVVNSLWHERYIPDNPREKDHRPPFRRDRGRILHSAAFRCLQAKTQIHAVGENDFYRTRLTHSLEVAQIGSSLVAQLKFTEAFAHLSEQLKIDKSVLQKQLKPLLPSNDLIESLCFAHDIGHPPFGHGGEVALNYMMRDHGGFEGNAQTFRLLTKLEPYTANAGMNLTRRTLLGVVKYPAILDCSSPQYGEILPQGNENPLYAKIADWKPGKGIFRDDVEMFHWLLAPLSEEDRQLFQQFSKPRTMPQQTLKTCYKSLDCSIMELADDIAYGVHDLEDAIVVGVIHLHQWQDALLQLKNSPSQWIKANIESLSAKLFSAHHYERKNAIGALVNYFITNVRWKIHPEFDDPLLRYNAELPEDVISVLKVFTDFVWRYVIRDVNTQRIEYKGQRMLTEMFQIFESDPERLLPRNTAARWKNAALNQKKRIICDYIAGMSDAYAIKVYQQL
- a CDS encoding aminotransferase class V-fold PLP-dependent enzyme → MAFNPAEFRKNFPYFQQPNAAVYFDSAATSLKPQALIDATVAFYQSAGSVHRSQYDEQQTTRYEQARSRVKKLLNAESEQSIIWTSGTTHSINLVANGLLPQLTPQNEIIISEAEHHANFVSWQQLSQKTGAKLIVLPLQTNGVIDDRALKSAVQKTCKIVALNMMSNVTGVVQPLADLIPIIRRQSNALILADAAQAIHHLPIDLQQLDVDFLTFSAHKIYGPTGLGVLAGKLTALNRLQPLLFGGKMVQNVSPQHTEFAELPYKLEAGTPNIAGVIGFNAVLEWLEKWDKNAVHQYVAQLSEKIIARLQQYPTCQLFAYHDHSPIISFLFKHIDLSDLATLLAEQNIALRAGEHCAQPYLASLGQRGTLRLSLAPYNNEQDIEHFFNALDKALALLD
- a CDS encoding CidA/LrgA family protein codes for the protein MTQKIFQLLRSFTILFLMLFLGEQIARFIPIGIPGSIWGLLLLFTCLMLQVIKVHWIFAGASLLMRYMAVLFVPVSVGIIQYSDLLLRQAKVLLIPNVVATMLTLVLSGILADYLFSQQSFAGLRKKVLKKRAKESR
- a CDS encoding CidB/LrgB family autolysis modulator, whose translation is MIYAYTLLTLVVFSVALQISKRLKSIIFNSFILTVAMLISIVVMFDVPYTDYMAGNAPLNHLLGVSVVALALPLYEQFRQIKEYWKTILFITALSSLFSMLVGALLALLLGAEPEIVATILPKSVTTPIAMEIAQNIGGIPAVAAAAVLIAGLQGSMFGYLILKVMKIKYAESIGLSIGAVSHVLGTVSCMEVDPKAGNYSSIALVLCGILSSIFAPFVFKFIYFWVV
- a CDS encoding SufE family protein; protein product: MRTKIKNAKNWEDRYRFIIQSGKMLSRPDEETLAQMQPISGCEAKVWFKFEEKNDHTFLFNAFSEARIINGLLWLILQEINGKTAAQLQSFDLTAYFDELGIAQRLSHSRLNGLKQIEQIVRNLATCTN
- a CDS encoding ATP-grasp domain-containing protein; this encodes MNLLMLCREPRLYSCQRLKEAAESCGHQIDILDPNRFVLKLSENTPHFELYYQPNRDTEPYLLPDYDGVLPRFGATSTQMGCAVLQHFQAKGVACLNDVEPFLNAREKWRSLQILVQRGIAVPPSLLAGNETQAKQSLELIGSPTILKTLSGSQGIGVILAESQSSASSIVETLNHSGVPVLMQQFIREAQGGDVRCFVVGGKVIATMERKGQAGEFRANIHRGGTGEQVWLSEQEKQIALSATQALGLDVAGVDLIRSQQGLLVLEVNASPGLEMIEKTSGLDIALQMILHLERKSQDRSKNNE
- the ycfP gene encoding alpha/beta hydrolase YcfP, with protein sequence MIIYLHGFDSNSPGNHEKIMQLKFIDDDVRFINYSTLHPRYDMQFLLNEVHKFVSESNDKTPLICGVGLGGYWAERIGFLCGIKQAIFNPNLFPYENMQGRIDRPEEYQDIATKCVENFRLKNKGKCLVFLATQDDVLDAQRSAETLSPFYEIVWDKNEGHKFKKISQHLQQIKAFKVG
- a CDS encoding thermonuclease family protein, with protein sequence MLKKRFLFFIMILFWLPQANATRIIPCRVVAISDGDTFRCLLENNKQIKVRLDSIDAPEKKQPFGNKSRQALANLIYKQFVQLQITGYDRYQRTLATVYNQQGQNVNLMMIKQGMAWVYARYAKDQHYFTAQQLARSQRIGLWQDPQPIPPEQWRKIQSEQRKQKRQQKEKGLFYGF